In the genome of Trypanosoma brucei gambiense DAL972 chromosome 11, complete sequence, the window AGATGGAATACAACGGACTGAAGACAAACGTGCAGCTTGCCTTGTCGCAAAGCAATGAGCTGATGTGCAAAGTGAAGGAGCTACGAAGGCATCTGGACAATTCGATACCGAAAGAGATATCTATCGACTGCCGGAAATATTTCAACTGGGCGTCTAACCAACATCttattgccttttttttcggtgggAAGCTGAAGTTGAGCACTAATGCACGCGAGAGTAGGCTCCTTCCTGGTGAGGTATTTGAACGCCACACGCTTTATGCTCGTCCAGAGGACTATGATAAGACTGAGTTCCCCAAGGGTGTCTTCTTGCGGCCCCCAGTGTATGTAGTCGGGCCCGCCGACTGTCTCATGACCACTGGTGTATCACTCGACAAAGGAACCAAATTCTTCAAAATGTATTTCGAGGCATACGTGAAACAAGCTGGTTTTAGGAAGAGTTCTTCCGTGACGGACTCTCTTAGACGTGCGATGGTTTCTGTTTCACGCATCGACCAGGAGAAGTGCAGCAACCCAGATGCACTTGTTAATTTGTTGCCGAAGCGCCacctgtttttgtttgctgcctTCACGCCCACAAGCGATGGGACAATAAGTAAGTTATTCCTCAAGAATGCGATAACCGGGGAATCTCTGACCATTGCAGGAGATTGTGCGAACAAAGTGGAGCGACTGCGTGCTTTCATGGAGGGGCAGGTGGAAGCGCACACAGAGATGCTTGTCGATGCGGACGGAGACGGCAGCGCCCCAGCAAATAACAACGCATTCGCCGATGCCCACATTACGATCTTAGCTAGGGATGCTCCCTTTTCGTGTGCACGGTTGCTGCATTCAGACGAAGGGATCAGCGCGTACCTGTCGTTACACGATGGCCTCAATCCCCAGGAAGATGTTGGGCAACGCTATGTCATCACTCTGGCGGATACTGTTTCCACGCTGTCGTACTACCGATATATGTACGGATCTGATACGGAGGCAGCATACGCCGATAAAACAAAGGTTGATGAGTCGAAGTTAGTGGTGCCTATGAAGGCTCTTCCCCGGCCGTGCTCGTCAAGAGGTGCGACCTCAGAGGCATTCAAGAAGAAGCTTGTGCAGGAAGCCGCAATGAAACCGGAAGATTGGTGCAATTTGTATATTGacattttccttcacatCGGGCATGCTGCTCTTTGCCGCGAATCGCTTGAAACAGAGGCTGGGTCGAAGAAGGCGCGCAAGTCcaagggaaaaggtggaaTTAGAACACCCGGTGATCTACCGATTCTTCTCCGCGAGCGTAGCGCTTTTATCGGCTACTACAACTCTCTTCCGGACGATGAACGCAAGAAACTAGCTCTCATGACTATGCTCGGGAGGACCTGTGGTACTGCCTTTGATGCCTTTGCAGTAATGTGCTCGCATGATGACATAGTGGAGGTTAATATTGGGGGTCGCTTAAATCAGTATGTTCCCAGCCAACTTGACGCAGAGCAGGTGATGCGCAAGTTCAGGAGCCCGACGACGCGTCAGTTGCAGGTGGGGGAGGACTCACTTACGTACTTCAAGAAAACTCATGGGGATAAAACTGCTGAGACGATTTTGGAATTACGGGCCATGGAAAAACTCATTGGTACATACTACGAGAACACTGACGATGGAACAGGAATGGTTTCACTTGTGCACGATGATGACAGTTGCATACACCACGAGCTAATACACAATAAGACTAACACTGGTCGATTGGCGAGTGCAAATCCGAACTGCCAGAACATTCCCAAGGAGGATAAATCACCGTTGCGTGAAATGTTTGTCAGCCGTTATGGCGAAAAGGGAATGTGTATTGAGGCAGATTATTCACAGCTTGAAGTCGTCGCATTGGCTGTTCTTGCGAATGATCAGCAAATGTTGGAGGATCTTCGGTCTAATGTGGATTTCCACTGCAAACGTGTTGCGATGATGCGTCCCGACCTGCAATATACTGAGATTCTCAAGAAGGCAAAGAAGGACAAAGAACCGGAGTTTGTTAAGTTGCGTCAGCAAGCAAaaatcttttccttccaacGACAGTATGGTGCCGGGGTTAAGATGATCAGCGAGAGTACTGGGTTAACGCAGGACCAAGTGCGCCATTTGATcgaaaaggagagggagaCTTACCGCGGGGTGGATGTCTTCAACAGTATGGTTGCTCTATCTGCTAATAAGTTCGATGCCTCGCTGCAAAATGGCTCTCGAAATGTCCGAGGGCACCAGATTTTCAAGGGCATGTTCCCTGTCATCACGGGTAGCCGATACATCTTCACGGAGTCCGATGTGCCAGAGGGACTACTCCGAAACAAGTCACTCGCCGTCAAATCAACTAATTTTTCTCCAACACACCTTAAGAATTACCCAGTGCAAGGGTTTGCCGGTGAGATTGTGCAAATTATGCTTGGGGTGTTGTGGCGCCACTTCCTTCGGAAGGACAACTACGGGGGGTTAGCTGTACTAATCAACACCGTGCACGACTGCGTATGGATTGACTGCCACATGGATGTGTTGCAAGACGTTGTCTTGGAAACTGATGGAATTATGAGTAGCGTACGCGATGTCCTGAATCGTCTTTACCCTGAGATGGAGGTGTCTGTGGACTTCCCCTGTGATGTCGTCGCAGGAGAAAACATGGGCGCCCTGCGCCCCGTTGTCATTGAGGAGACACTGTGAGCGTTAAAGCATATGTGCCCTATAGCAGTAACGTCTCACTgctcgttttgttgttttggatCCGACTCATTCTCTCTCAAAACTCCTTCCTCCACACTTTTCAGTGAAAAGATACCCatccccttttgtttgtgtgtgtgtgtgtgtgaagggaagtgaaatgaaatgaaacggAAAAAATTAATCATAGATCGGTAACCTAATAAAGTGAAGGAGCTCCATTATAAAAATTAACTACACGCGTATGGGCGCatgagtgtgtgtgggtaTAATCTAAGTAATTTCGAAGGTAGGCGGATGCCGTATTCCATAGAAGGTATAAACAATGCCAAAGGAtcgaagaaacgaaagggaGAGTGCGGATGAAGAAAGCTCACATAGATAAGTATGGGATCGAATACGATCCAAGTTGGTTTTattgtttggttttgctgGTTTAGCTgatacctttcttttctactGTTTCACTTCTTTACTTTGATAAATGTGCGGAAaattgctttattttttttgtcagcaAGAGAGTTTTCTCTTGGATTctaaaaataaagtaaaaaaggcaCGGTAAGGAGTGCCCATGGAGCTGCGAGGGCATGCCAGTTTTCATGCCCTTCTGTTTTGTGTTACAAAAGGCAaaagtttctcttttcctccgttggcttccttttttttttttccgctggCAGACTTTTAAGCATATAACCACTGGTACgggagtgaaggaaaaaatagaatggAGGCGGCCATTATTGGATCAGTTGTTTTCCTAGCGCTAACGGTAACATTCCTCTTTGTTCTGTTTGATCATGCTGTATCCGGTGTCCGGTTGAAGGAAGCGCGCCTAAACTATGACTATGATGTTATCATTGTTGGGGGGAGTATCGCGGGACCAGTCATGGCTAAGGCTCTCGCAGACCAAAACCGCCGTGTGCTGCTACTCGAGAGGTCACTTTTCACTAAACCAAACCGTATTGTGGGGGAACTCCTTCAACCTGGAGGTATGGATGTGTTGATGAAATTAGGCATGGACGAATGCGCTAAATCCGTTGGAATGCCTTGCCATGGTTATGTTGTTCTGGATGAACGTGGCGATGAAATACGGCTACCGTATGCTGCTGGCCTTCAGGGgttctcttttcattttggGGATTTGGTGAACAATTTACGAAAGTACGTGTGGCAGAACTGTCAGCCAGCCGTCACGATGCTTGAAGCCACGGTAACAGAGGTCCTCGTGGAGCGAGTTGCTCCGTGTGTGAACAGGGCCTACGGCGTTGTCTACACCACGGCAGCCGAGTATAACGTTCCGGAGTCACCTTTTACGGGCGCGCCACCCTCGAGAACGGATTCTACAAGCATGTCGGAGGAGGTGCAAAAAACTGCAACAGCTCCTCTCGTTATTATGTGTGACGGCGGTTCGTCAAAGTTCAAAGCTATGTATCAACACTACGACCCTGCAGCCAACTACCACTCGCACTTCGTTGGTCTCATCATACGTAATGCTCGTCTTCCTCAAGAAGGATACGGAACCGTTTTCTTTGGGAAAAAAGGACCCATTCTTTCGTACCGCTTAGATCCTAACGAGCTTCGTGTTCTCGTCGACTACAACAAACCAGCGTTACCATCGTTGGTGGAGCAAAGCCGCTGGCTATCCGAGGAAATCGCGCCATGCCTTCCTTCCAACATGCAAGAGGATTTTATTAAGGCAGCACAGAGTACCCAAAACATTCGATCCATGCCAATTGCCTTTTATCCCGCCACTTTTCCTTCTATCAGGGGTTACGTGGGGATCGGAGACCATGCCAATCAACGACACCCCCTTACGGGTGGGGGCATGACATGTGCATTCAGTGATGCATTTCTTTTAGCGGAGAAACTCCTCGAAATCAAGGAGATGCGCAGCTCCGACGTTGTGGAGATGGCCGATATTGAAGACAGTATCCAAAATGCTATCGTGAGCTATGCGCGTGGGCGCGTGGTGCACAGCTCCAGTATTAATATCTTATCGTGGGCACTATATGCTGTTTTTGGCACCCGTTTGCTCCGCAATGCCTGCTTGGAATACTTCGCACGCGGTGGTGAGTGCGTTTCCGCTCCGATGGCATTGTTGGCTGGTGTGGATCACAGCCCACAGCGGCTACTGTGGCATTACACCAGAGTCATGTTTAATGGTGCACTGAACCTCGCCACGTTAAGTGGTCCCCGCAACTGTCGCGGTAAGGATACTCCCAGTTTCGGTAGAAGGTGCATTAATGCTGCTACATTCTTTGTATCTCCGTTTCGGGTGCTTGAGGCACTTTATCTTCTGATCGCGGCTGCATGTGTTGCAGTGCCGGTGGCGTACAGTGAATTCGTTTCCATCTGGCGGTTGATAAATCCAACGGGGTTTCTTTCGTCTATTTACAAGACCGTCCGAGTTGCTGTGTGTCGTTCGCTACTCAacgggaggaaaaggaagccaATTGGTTTGTGATGACACATGTGGTCAGTTAAGTGAGGGCACATTGGTTGCGGGAAAAgagtagaaacaaaagaggcaGTTGTGTTGTTTAACCTTGCCTCTGGGGTTGGGCATCACTGTAAATTCGTTTACTTGTTATCACTATTTTTAGTTCAAACACATCTGTACGCATGTCCTTTAAACAATTCCCTTGTCGAGGAGGGACTCGGCTCATTCAGTTGCGTGCCTGCACAGCGCCGGTTGCTGATTGTGGATATGCTTCACGCCGCGCTATGGTGCAGTAGAGATGGAGGTCAAGGAACGAGTGGTACACATCGCTCTGTTATTGAATTGTATGCACTGTTACTCGCCTGGTGCGTCACCCTCTTTGAGGGACGCGCGCTTctgttcgtgtgtgtgtgtgtgtgtgtgtgtgtgtgtgtgtgtgtttgtgtttcattATCGGCAGTTTTGATGACTGGGAGGGGGAGCGATCGCtataggttttttttttagtttaaGCCGCAGCAGTAGCCCTCAGATCTCAGTATCTCGTGACGGGCATTAGTTCCCGATTGGCTGTGGCAAGGAGTTCCGCCTATGGTGCTAAGGGCGCGCCGCGAACACCCACCCGCCGTGGCGTGGTCTTCGAGTTTCGTGTGTTGTTTATACTTAATTCCTTctcattttgtgtttgaattAGGCTGCAAATGTCAGGTAGGTGAAACCGGGTTGTTTCCGGTGCTTGTTTCCTTAAACTGAATATAACTGACAGTCGCATCGTATCTGGTTACCAACTGCTGAAACGAAATGCGGAGGCGCATGTTAACCCGGTTGCATGAATGGCCCGCGGCGTTTCTGGTGTAGTTTCCACGTTTTTCGATGTGTTGTTATTCTGAAGAGGTGACGCGGTTGATGACGTGATAATGTTTTAAGATGATGTGCCGTATGTGACTCGGATTGGTGTGTCTCTTTGATGTAAAGGGGAACACACGCGTTCAGACTGCCAATAGGCCGCTGTGAGAGGGTGTGTGTTAAAGTTTTGGCGATCGagcttccttccttccttctcttttttttttcctgggaACATATGGGGGCACATGGGGTTTTGTGTAGAAATCCAAATTTATTACCGGAGTGAAGCGATTCACCTCCTTGAACAACATTGAGGTCATTGTCATGAGACACACTACTCCGCTCGTTATCCTGCGCATTGGAAGCCTCTTTGCGTTTGACCGGTTGGAAGCCTACCTTTACTGTTGCCTCTATCGTGGAGACTTCTGTGACTCTCCGACACGTTTTGTTTATCGTTGGGGCTCTTTCCTCcgttctttatttttttatttttttcgctcTCCTCTTTACTGCCGCGTACCGAAACTATGTTGCGCGTCGGGGTTGGGGGTTTTGTGCGTGCGCAATTATGGAGAGCCAGTGACTCCTCGAGTGCATTGttaaatgaagggaaaattCGGGTACTTGTGCGTGCGTGACTTTCATATTCTTTTGGTTACCAttaaattcttttttctccttgtgTGCTTTCGCCTGTTTTGACTTTGTAGTAGAAGTGTGTGGGTTTCTCTAAGGTCTTCTTAGCGAAGGTCCTCAACACCGAGCAACCTCTAGAAACGAGTTTAACTGGGCGCAGACGAATATCTAAAATATTCGTTCGTATATAGATACACTGCCCTGataggggaagaagaaaaaagaacaggGCCGAAGTTACAAGAGAGTGAAGTGAAAAGAGAGTTCAAAAGTGAAAGAAGCGAAAatcaaaaggaaggaaatggagcGACAGCTTCGCGAACTCCTTGAGCAAGGAGGTTTGTCGCACACAATTCAGGGGTTTGTCGATGGTGGTGTTCTTACCCTTCAGCAGCTCAAACAGCTCACCATGCAAGACTATCAATCTGTTGGTGTCATTGTCATGACTGACCGCCGAAAACTATTTGAGCTGATTCAATATATGAAGAGAGAGCAGGCGAACCCCCCCTCCGTATTGAACACCTCGGACGCGCCACGTGTACCCGAGCACACACCTCAGGCCGTAACTGGTGCGCGAAACACAACACCGAATTGCCGTAATGCGACACCCTCCAGCGCGCAACGCAAGGCGGAAAATGAGAACGCTCGCATGAATGAAAGCAGGCAACTGTCAGGGGCGGGAGGGCGACGCGATCCACTTCATGTGATTGACGATATGGAGCTCTCAGCCATGAAAATGACCCCAAACTCACGGCCACTCAGCCGTGTAGCACGCGCCTCCCCAACAGCCGCCACCCGTAAGCCTGGGGAGAGTGGAACTACTAAAAGAAAGGCAAGTCGCATCACAGTGGTGGTCCGCAAACGTCCACTTAGCACGTCTGAGATCAATGATGGCTTATACGATATCCTCGCCA includes:
- a CDS encoding mitochondrial DNA polymerase I protein D,putative, with product MLRRLFKPQLMVPWSRQPPTCCSSQIINIISRGLSQRGEPLGAAAPSSVSSVSVPPVASLHTPVMHSNAFAASEVKKLLAKAQYSLFTLGWNPGTDDYCIYCATTNELVRAKKDTLWKAIFWMEGRIGDDYIAGLLFPSDGTPALTEVAAMVREKCRRQVVVAPDTWGICYLTLKNQRDFVRGMELPASLEHAAFLLMRAMFNSSLIEPSVFDVTSGAYISASCADSVSAARDCLVSWWVLFNVHKKFGTSGSRKLIDPVEQIVRRVVKTVNVFVVDINVRVGKGTISEGFTMIVTIYDAQRRSQSVHMIRSLAEESAKRNTLNGLLFGEGTSAISLFVPTDRTKSSQLLAFARSCRPSCPFFVTEPSSLAPFFSGAPVTDGLSEQSDPRSTWALIRTNCFAQCPGRKLEEVLDRKLLQGFTAVANRLYSDRLHRVSPALMSAASSIPLREEPRVAWERVASLVEEERKNPVAHVNKSAFLNNVTITDAEVVFRLQQWHSTIYESPDRLEREREALEGLQRYLVVDLETTTVRRYKRVANPFTKENYVVLSGARDYRGQVFMPSRYYSRNVALRYDDLHVTSTHSLVKGSSKHSLFLPPLDDYDVLVGHNIKFDLLHMWRDVELRRFLKRGGKIWDTMYAEYLLTGHEVKLGHGAGLEEVAKSYGGQTPKLDAVKQAWSSGKDTCEIPYRTLTQYLHGDLENTELIFKKHIERALAQRQVVIILARMDGLLCTTEMEYNGLKTNVQLALSQSNELMCKVKELRRHLDNSIPKEISIDCRKYFNWASNQHLIAFFFGGKLKLSTNARESRLLPGEVFERHTLYARPEDYDKTEFPKGVFLRPPVYVVGPADCLMTTGVSLDKGTKFFKMYFEAYVKQAGFRKSSSVTDSLRRAMVSVSRIDQEKCSNPDALVNLLPKRHLFLFAAFTPTSDGTISKLFLKNAITGESLTIAGDCANKVERLRAFMEGQVEAHTEMLVDADGDGSAPANNNAFADAHITILARDAPFSCARLLHSDEGISAYLSLHDGLNPQEDVGQRYVITLADTVSTLSYYRYMYGSDTEAAYADKTKVDESKLVVPMKALPRPCSSRGATSEAFKKKLVQEAAMKPEDWCNLYIDIFLHIGHAALCRESLETEAGSKKARKSKGKGGIRTPGDLPILLRERSAFIGYYNSLPDDERKKLALMTMLGRTCGTAFDAFAVMCSHDDIVEVNIGGRLNQYVPSQLDAEQVMRKFRSPTTRQLQVGEDSLTYFKKTHGDKTAETILELRAMEKLIGTYYENTDDGTGMVSLVHDDDSCIHHELIHNKTNTGRLASANPNCQNIPKEDKSPLREMFVSRYGEKGMCIEADYSQLEVVALAVLANDQQMLEDLRSNVDFHCKRVAMMRPDLQYTEILKKAKKDKEPEFVKLRQQAKIFSFQRQYGAGVKMISESTGLTQDQVRHLIEKERETYRGVDVFNSMVALSANKFDASLQNGSRNVRGHQIFKGMFPVITGSRYIFTESDVPEGLLRNKSLAVKSTNFSPTHLKNYPVQGFAGEIVQIMLGVLWRHFLRKDNYGGLAVLINTVHDCVWIDCHMDVLQDVVLETDGIMSSVRDVLNRLYPEMEVSVDFPCDVVAGENMGALRPVVIEETL
- a CDS encoding squalene monooxygenase, putative, which gives rise to MEAAIIGSVVFLALTVTFLFVLFDHAVSGVRLKEARLNYDYDVIIVGGSIAGPVMAKALADQNRRVLLLERSLFTKPNRIVGELLQPGGMDVLMKLGMDECAKSVGMPCHGYVVLDERGDEIRLPYAAGLQGFSFHFGDLVNNLRKYVWQNCQPAVTMLEATVTEVLVERVAPCVNRAYGVVYTTAAEYNVPESPFTGAPPSRTDSTSMSEEVQKTATAPLVIMCDGGSSKFKAMYQHYDPAANYHSHFVGLIIRNARLPQEGYGTVFFGKKGPILSYRLDPNELRVLVDYNKPALPSLVEQSRWLSEEIAPCLPSNMQEDFIKAAQSTQNIRSMPIAFYPATFPSIRGYVGIGDHANQRHPLTGGGMTCAFSDAFLLAEKLLEIKEMRSSDVVEMADIEDSIQNAIVSYARGRVVHSSSINILSWALYAVFGTRLLRNACLEYFARGGECVSAPMALLAGVDHSPQRLLWHYTRVMFNGALNLATLSGPRNCRGKDTPSFGRRCINAATFFVSPFRVLEALYLLIAAACVAVPVAYSEFVSIWRLINPTGFLSSIYKTVRVAVCRSLLNGRKRKPIGL